In the genome of Arctopsyche grandis isolate Sample6627 chromosome 13, ASM5162203v2, whole genome shotgun sequence, the window GTTTCAAAAACTAGTTATCATATTGTAGCGTAGGCGtgagtggaggatccaagtaaaaggccaaagtcgtgtcacagcatttattggtgattaaggagatacacgcactggcagtgctccgtccagaaggtcttgatatcgcctaagtaccgccttataaggggcaggtttCTCAGGgcatccggttacttccctattgtttaggcatgtacccggatatgtattcccacgacacccagtcccacggtatcggtcacttctgcgaAGGGCcacttcggtggccattgtttagcctacatgcacttagagtctaaagataatccttgaaaccaattataacggtcacacagtctctgggatgctactcggcctaatccgattgcacttactcggcctacTCCGAGTATTattaacaatattaataaattattctgCATCTGATCCATTGAATTCACTGTCTGTGAATCTGATCTATCGTTGACAATAATGCGCAAGGAATCGTCGTCAATCATTTTGTCTATTATGTGGTCATTTTCTATATATCggtcttgaattttttttgcatggtcaaacattttaatgaatttgGTCGCTCTTTCGTTGAACGAACTCTACATAAATATCTTGCTGTTCCATtaagataaaaattattattttgaataaaaataccaataattttattttactactgccatctatgtttaaaactaataaacaaatggcggataaacgtcaacgaccaTCTCGCCGGACAGATTTCAAACGCGtattacacgatatttttgcaccatcgtaatggcagaggatcgatttacttatattgatgaacaaaatgagcaatatggcaaagtatgaaaacgatcggataagaggcaaactttttcctgaattgtaatcgtaagtgaaacgtaaaggaggtatgtaaaaaaagattatttgtTGTTATTCTTACAACTTTTCGGTCACGGTTAGTAACTTGGGACCGGAGACAATCTATagatgcaaatatgtacatacatatatagaaactacatatgtagatcgtatctaaataataaaaaacaagtttttgatttattttattcatagagAAAGCATCTTCATTAACAAACATTTTTTCTTATAACGTTAATTGGATGATAAAACAAAGGTAACAATATTTCTTTTATCacaatttttaagttgattttACACTTTCATCAATTCTTAATTGATAAGTgactaaaataatttcatttatcaatgttgagcaaaaaataaataaaatacaaagattaCAGGCGgtactaaaatacatataacattaatgaaaaaatatatatgtatatataaatatttgttactTAGAAAAGATTTGTTAATACAGAGCGTGgaatgaataatattaaaaaaatgctaggcatagtaaaaaataatatcaattataaacatttaaCCTCAAAACAAAACAATACTCCAAGTATTATAGTGAGAAACCATCGATTGTGACAATTTTTTTCTTCGTTTCTGTTTTAACTACAGATGTAATCAGAATCACATGGCGAACTTGAACATTTGACAAAAACAATTACAATATATTACTTTCTTTTAATAATCTAATTTAGTCACATTTATTGTCAGTCAATAACATCAAATTCAATAGATTGTTTGAACAATTTCTCAAATTTTAAGTACTTTTATGAAATCATAATATCAACAGATGCAAGTTCGTATAGAGCGCGACAttcaaaagtatgtacatacatatgttacaaaaGTAATAGACTGATTTAATAACATCCTAAGATGAGAATGTCAAGTAACCATCAACCATAACTGATGGAACTtgacaattatatacatatatatataatatatatatatatatatatatatatatatatatatatatatatatatatatatatatatatatatatatatatatgctctgGTTTAACTATTTTCGAATGAAATACATAGCattacaatattacatatagaAAAAGAACAGCACGTTGTCAAGTCATTTTTATCGGGTAATGatagttaatataatataataataaaccctACGACACACGTTGAAAATTTACtttgaaattattacatattatatatatatttattatttacacaatATGTATACAGTATAAACATTAGCATGTTATCATTCAGTcagcattatgtatgtataaaatctaCACATAGATTTGTTTTGTGCCttgtctatatttttatataaagtacaaattcaaaaacacacaatactcgcaatgattattatataaatgcaaATTATAACAGCGTAGACAGATAAGAATTTGTAAATGGACGTTAATTTCTTTGCACAATTCAATTCAATGTCTTGCTGGACcgatactatatgtacatacaaacatatacatgtataatattatataaatattggtCACCGTCTCAATTTGCATGTGGATATAAATTTGTGACCATTGACATTGATAGTATCGATAAAAATGATTATTAcaccaaactttaaataatatgtaaaataacgtTTGTGACCTCTTAATTTTGTGATGTATGTTTTAGAATCCTTTTCAAATACTCGAtgaatattatatagtataagTTAGTTTTTTTTCACCTATACTAACTGATTAATggaaaaattaacattttgtgatgtttatgaataataataacaataaaaacaaaagattaTGACGATATTTACACTTTTTACAccttatatttaaattagttacatatttattttttgataaagaTTCTTACAGGttggaatatataataaaataaaaatataaaaataattcaattacgttgcacagtaaaaaaaaaaaatatattaggtattttaatctaaaaatactGTTGATTTCAAGCTTGAAGGAAAAGAAATATCACAAATGATTGTACACCTATACAAAATAGAAAAGAAAAATGcaaactataatatataataattttatgatgAAGATcgattgaatatttttgtttcactTGTCCGGAACGCATTTCAGATGTTGACACGGACATTGTATTATTTACAGGTTTTAAATTTACACGCGAGTATGAAGTTAGCCAAGCCGTCGGTTTCCCAAAACTCTCGAAATACGAGACGTTAGCCGAACAAGAGCTTGGCTAAGATCCCCCATCAACTGGGTGGATGGAGTTCGACTAAAAACAGAGTATACAACTGATGCACTTGAGTTTCGACCAGGGTGTACTGGAGATTGTTTAGACCATCAGTGTTGAACACTCGTTTACCCTTCATCAACACGTCATACCtggaaaaatgaattaaaaattatatttaaatatgtatgtatatataatattataaaactataaataatacaatatgaaataataaccgTTTAGGATTTGGACTCTCTTTCTCGTGATTGAGCATCGTGTAACGGGCTATGCTCATCGGATAGCGCGATATATGAAAATTGTGATAATTTATTCTGAAAGTTATACatgattaattattaataaactcTCAacgatttgtattaaatttaaaattaaaacaaaaataattacatacctATTTGCCATATCGTCATCTTCCCCGCCCCAACCCCAGAAGCTATTTGAGAATCCATTCACTTTTTGAAATTGATCAGTCGTCAGAGCGGATACTCCGCCGAAAATTGTAGAATATGGCAacctaaaatttatttatttattttatcttcaatttataccaggaaggcctaacaggtaacccccaATGTGCCTTCTAGGCCAGAAACACTGTacattttgatacaaatattataagtattatacaaagtacataaatacatattaattaatatccacagagacacctatggccaaaaatttgtaaatttgcagcattttaaacaattcagtaaatacatatcaattaacatccacagagacatctattgtcaaattttttaaataaattcagcgaaattcgagattgttgaaaactcgagattctgtgagaaaatgggtaaggttgccaatttgttggaaccgtttcaatgaaaatcagataaattggcaaaaatttaATGGgaatcgatcgacctggagtcacaaatccaaggtctggccaacaaaaaccagtgggatttgaacccgtgaccactctgtccaaagcattatatgctaaccactagtctattctactGGTTACCATATAAttatggttagatttggggatgttgtgactccaaatcaatagtttctctatcagagtttgccaattttatctgatcattgttgaaacggttcctgaaaattggtaatatgtagatcatttcctgttgtcacaaatctgtgtgcataatttgtagaaattatgcacagtaatctgaaatctataggcatctctataatttcatgtttattatgtgtataaaaattgtaataataattatgcacaaaatctaaattaatccatagatgtctctatgattattatttctgtacttgattaattattattttctatttattattgtattctgaccgttatcgtacactcgtcgcatttggagcgatctgtaatgacgagtgtacattgattgtaataaaaataaaaaataatgtaaataacattaaatattttattcaaaattataatattcttGTAATAAATGGTGGATAGTTTTCTGTGATGAAATTTATCACATCATTTTAAGCccaataatttatatgtacatatgaacacacTTTTTTGGCAAATTTAATTAGATAACACTTACTTGAATTGGAATTTATCAATGGCAGCCGACAAATGTCTCGGTTGGGATGGACAGGTGTACAAATTGCGATCATCCAACGGCAACAAGTCGACATCGTGAAAAATGAAACAATCCCATTCACGGTGACGGTTAGCTTCCACAAAACCGACATTCATTAGAGACGCCCTATTAAATTTCCCATGTCCTGAAAAACACACGAGATAAAACCTTCACTAACGCATCGTACACACCCAAACAaccatatacaatgtatgtgcaCATATAAAGATATAAACTGCAAATAACAACGAATAACTTTAAACTGTACATAATAATACGTATGATTGTGGACAAACCTTTTTGTTCGACTATGTAAATTTGATATTCTATTTGCTGTTTCATCAGGAATGGGTGCATATTATTAAGAAATATGGCTAAATGTGCTTCGCGATCTCTGAAAAACAGAAATCAATAGCGTGTATGAAACATAGCCCTAACGGCTGTAAAAACACTCATAGTAAAAACCCTATGAATGGTATcggtaaatatttacaaaattacacATGTGCAtgtgttttttatattgataaaaaaacatGTTCGTGCGTGATTAGTATTTTGTGTGTACTTAAAATAAGTTGGGTCATTtagctgtacatacatacatacaatcatgTAATTAgtcataaaatgttttatatgatGAATGGAAAGAGTTGTGACATAGTGATGCACAATTGTTTAGAGAATGTCAATGTATTCATATGGGGAAACATTATAGCCGTTAGCTGTTTGAATTTTAAAGtgaaaaataaactttattgcTTTCAAATGGTTCACCTAATCGAGAGTTTATTGTCAACTGGCGTTGTAATATTACTATGTACTATTTTTAACCAAGTGGTCAAAGATTATCGCATGGCCAACAACTGTAGTGCTTCCCCCATACATAGCTAGcagtatggcttggtggttgcgttgatgctAACTATCGAggggttcccgggttcaagccctgggttaatcccgattgaaaataatttgttcGGAAGCATTTCTGAAgcactgctggtcagatttggatatttgtgactccaagtcgattgtttcctatcaaagtttgccaatttatctggtttcattgttgaaacggttcctcataaaatCGGCAAAACCATGCTACCTACTATAGGTGTCtatttataaaacataattGTATAGGTTCTGCGACAAAACGCTCACGGACGTAACACTCAACGGCACAATGCGCACGACTTAACTCTCACGCGACAAAACTTTCACTGATATTATACTCAGATAAAACGCTCACGCGACAAAACGTTCACGCTCACGCATTTTTACGCATAAAAACGCTATTTTTACAACAAAATAAATCCAAAATTCACTAAAACGTGTTCTAATGAAATCACACATTATCCTTATTATAAACCAGTTTGATGTTAATTTATTCACGAAGCACCAATTTAATTATAGGATTTTTTTATGTCTTCGTATTGATAAGGATTTTtgtacaattataatataaatgctttcaaatggaaaataatcaatagcattatataattttatgtttgtgtAGCCAATATACATAAGTTACATAATTCTTCAtccaaaacttttttatttttaattattttatcaacagTACTATAATGAAACGATTGTAagttttttgaaatatgtaaatcttacaattaagTTTTTAAGAATTTtggaataatttttttgtagaaaATAGCGTTTTGTAcgaatatacaaataatttcgTGAGCGTTTTGTCCCGTGAGCGTTTTATCGTGACACCAATTATAATTAACTAATGGGTGTGAAAAGCATCATTCCCACACTGAAAGAGGACATTTTAGTGTGTCTTTGGAATATCTAGTAACTTGAAGCATGCGTTTTCAAAACGCCCAGTTTGTACATAAAAGGGCTAACTATTGCAAttgagcaattaaaaaaaattattgtgcaTCACTGATTCTAACCCTGATTTGCCCAAATGATAATAATGCGTTGGTTGAAACAGTTTCAAGATAGAATGTTATATTAAAGTTTGCCCTGAACTcggtaatataatatacaacctGTCATGAAACACACTAGTAAACTGAAATAGATGGAAAATAAGTTGACTAATCGGCCACTATTGAAAtcgcatttttataaaatgtacacGATGAATATGAGAATTAGAAAAAAagaattattacaaaattaatataaaataatatttacctgTAAGGAATGACAACTGCTACTCTGTCATTGGGTTTACAGTGACGAGGAGCGTAATGTCCTCCGGGAGCTATATCTAACTGTGTACTTTCTATATCTTTTATGGCAATTTCTGTCAAATTCACCTCTATGGGACCATCTACAATACACaaagtgaaaaaatattatattattatgcacataaatcaaaatgaaattgtaTATCGTATATATAGCACACTAGAGATAACTTACTCAACCCTGGCGGGATGGCCGGACAAGGAACATCACATCCGAGCTCAGGCATAACAGTCAATTCTCTAACACTATCACTTAAACTATCATATCCCTGATGGGAATCATCACTATTTTGACTAGTAGTCGTCGAAGTATTACTCTTCATATCCACACTGTCACCATCAGCAGTCCTATTTCTATCTTTAGAGCTTTCGATGTAGTTTACGTTTATTTCGGCACCAAGAATGGTAATTTTTTGAGTTAAATTGTGAACATTAAATGTCACAGTGTCCTTTCTCTCTAGActgatatttgattttgaatcgTTCGTAACATTCAATATGCTGGAATTGGACGTTGTGTTCGATGCTGATGGATTTTCACGAGGTGGCTCCGTCACACCTTCAAAACAGTGCCGACTCTGAGTTCGTTTCGGCCACTGAACTGGTACGATACCTCTGAAACAAGAATtcagtatttaataaaaaaataaacacacagtGGTGTGAAAAAACGCAGTtaagccattttttttaataggggATAGAGTACAATAATTTTCTTGGTCTATAGCAGTTGCTCACTTGGATCTACAGTCAAAAAGTAACATCAATAGTAATCCCACGTGCTCATGATCATTATTAAAGACTGTACTTTTAGCTTTAAAATCCAATGGATTAATTACTGCAGACCCAGCAAATTATCGTGATCTTATTTTTACACACCGTTCCAATTTCAATCAAAGTATGTTCATCACTTTATGAGATACATTTACTCAGATCGTTTGAAAGTTTGTTGCTCACAAATTCGGTTCCAATCCTCCAgaatttttgctttttaattatattacatttgtatgaaATCTAAAGGAAAGTTTGAAAAGTTTTTAGCATTTGCATTGTCCGATTCTAAGACATTTCATTGCACGACCATTTCATCGCAGGGACAACTCGttgacagatttcatgcaacaatttttttaattagattataccagagcatcgtaacctctggatattcgcggcacacattatttacgactcgtagagtttgtcagctacgtacatacatatgtacttcatcggcagtcgctagttattccgtatgTGCATAGGTGAAAAAAcgctaactaacatcggttttctccctcacacgcgatctcactcgcacgcattaggacGAAGTGTTGTTCGGGGAACAAATATTGGCGCGGTACACAGGTTAAGATGCTCTGGAGTATACGACAATAAAAATTTTCGAacgaaatatataatttattgttttgttgataAGAGAAAGTtagaaagttttcaattaattttattaaaaaagagtaATGATTCAatgatgcaaaaaaaaattgctccaaatatttgaataacagttttaatatacatttcaaaaagtacagtcaacataaaaatgaaagattaatattgtggataaaaaatatttacatgaaaTCTGTGTGAGTTGTATCCGCAATGAAAAATCATTGCGATGAAATATCCGGACACGGCACTGTAAGTTTAGcattgaaagtttttttttgtgtttagtaatactattaattttgcAACTTCCGAGTAAAAATGAGGATTTTGGGAGTGGTTAAGAATGAGAAAAAGATGCCGAGTTATAATTAGTGGGATGCCGAGTTGTTATGAAATacgacatgtatgtacatatgtagttatgtataatatgtagatgcaATATATTGGGATACAACTGGTCTTCTTCCAATCTGCGACTAGTCTCCAATTGACTCCAGTTTTACTGccggtttaatttttttctattaactacatatgtacatacatacatgcaactGCAGTGGTTGCATGTAGCTTAAACCATACATATTGAAGATACCTTCAATCAGTAATGAATAGTACATGTGCGATAATGTCAGTGctgattaataattaaatactaaACAGagttgcattttaaaatttattagggTTCTCCATTGCACTTTGTAATTCGTAGCATTATTTAGTACTAACTTGATGTTGTTACTCGGAGTGTAGACGGTGTCTGTTCTTCGGATATCGATGATGTACTCAAACAGGAAGAGCAGGCAAAAGAGGGCTAGAAGGATTTTGAAGACTTTGGTGCGCGAACAGCCTGCATTTGTGGAAGCCATCGCGTATTAGGTCAGACGAAGAGACGCCGACCTGGTAGTGCCCGGGGACTCAGCCACCTGACACCCCACTTCTCCCAGCTTCATCACGACTACGCCGCTATCCTCACTTCGTTTTCCATTGATATCTGTGGACAATGCAAATAAACGTTTTATTGTTAGAGCAAACATTGCGAATTCAATATGGATAATATACCACTTTGGTAGATAGCGTTTCAgtgtttatacgtacatatatcagagTACACAAAGTACTAATGGAAATTAGTATGTATTCGACCAAAAACGAGTaatcaatatgtatttaaattagaatttttagaaaagaatacgttttataaataaaaactaaatttgattaaatggaGATATGTACAAGTCACAAGTCAACACAaggctatctacatatgtatgactacGAGCTTTAtcgaattaatataaataatttctactactgttttttttttaaattataagattATCATTATCATTTTAAAAGTTAATATATGAATTATTGGTTGTAGTTTaaatgctaacagtcaaaagctatcttcaatcAGATGTTGTTAgcgtcgcatgaaacttttgaaatcctatggaaaccgcaTTACAATGTTGCAATAATTCCCActaaatacttaaacttatgctaaatagttcgtttgtcaactTGTTCTTTTGTGTAAACTGTGACTGGCCAGATAGGTTCgtctatgaacaaactagtatgttcataaacgaacgaaatttaatatataatttcgaaagagactttgtatgtaagtatcattggttgggaacttcgtaaacaatacaaagtttaacaattcaattggttgaatattatatttttttcgattcaaataaa includes:
- the beta4GalNAcTA gene encoding beta1,4-N-acetylgalactosaminyltransferase A, whose protein sequence is MASTNAGCSRTKVFKILLALFCLLFLFEYIIDIRRTDTVYTPSNNIKGIVPVQWPKRTQSRHCFEGVTEPPRENPSASNTTSNSSILNVTNDSKSNISLERKDTVTFNVHNLTQKITILGAEINVNYIESSKDRNRTADGDSVDMKSNTSTTTSQNSDDSHQGYDSLSDSVRELTVMPELGCDVPCPAIPPGLNGPIEVNLTEIAIKDIESTQLDIAPGGHYAPRHCKPNDRVAVVIPYRDREAHLAIFLNNMHPFLMKQQIEYQIYIVEQKGHGKFNRASLMNVGFVEANRHREWDCFIFHDVDLLPLDDRNLYTCPSQPRHLSAAIDKFQFKLPYSTIFGGVSALTTDQFQKVNGFSNSFWGWGGEDDDMANRINYHNFHISRYPMSIARYTMLNHEKESPNPKRYDVLMKGKRVFNTDGLNNLQYTLVETQVHQLYTLFLVELHPPS